The Lujinxingia vulgaris genome segment CGGGGGGACGTATTTACATTGTGGAGATGTTGGTCCCTGAGGAGAGCGTGGCCGGTGCGCTTTGCGATCTTCACCTACTTATGGCGACCGGCGGCCGCGAGCGGTCGTCGGAGCAAATCGGTGAGTTACTCCTCGCGGCTGGCTTTGAACTGAGCACGGTACGAAGGCTCCCGGCGCTACCCTCGGTCGCGGTGGGGGTGGCGCTGTGAGCGATGTAGACTGGAGAATCCCGCCCTCGGTGCTTCGTCTTATTGAGAGCGCACCGGAGGATCGCGCGGTCGTCATACTGCTCAGGCATTCGGTCCGTGATGAACTACCTCTCGGCGATGTTGGCTATGACCTCCCCATCACGGACATTGGGCACCAACTTGCGTTCGAACTCGGCGGCCTTTTCCGCGGTCGGTTACGGACACTTCACGCAAGTCCGCTGGTCCGCTGTGTTAAGACGGCGGAAGCACTCGCTAAGGGGGCGGACGCCGCGATCACCGTCGTCTGCGATCCTCTCCTCGGAGACCCGGGTGTCTTCGTCGTCGACGGCAGGCGCGCTTGGACGAACTGGGAGGAACTCGGCCATGAGGGTGTGATGCGTCATCTGGTCACCGAAACCTCGGCGCTTCCAGGAATGGCGCGACCAGACGAGGCCGCGCGCTTCCTTGTACAGTCGATGCTCTCCGCGGCAGCCGACGAGCCTGGCGTGCATGTTTTTGTGACGCACGACTCGCTAATAACCGCTACCGCGGCACGCCTTCTTGGTCGAAAACTCGGGGCTGCGGACTGGCCCTGGTATCTCGAGGGGGCGTTTTTCTGGGAGACCCATGAAGGTATAAATACGGCCTACCGAGACGATGAAGCGGTACACATCGGGTCGCTCTGCGGCCTGACCGAAAGTGATGTGATCGAGTTTGCCCGGCGAGAGGTGGCCGCGACAATTGGACTCGACTCAGGTGCGCGTTTTTTTCTGGCAGGCGGCGCCTTTAAGTCGCTGATCACAGGGCGTCCACCGCGCGACCTTGATGTTTGGGCCCCCTCAGCGCGCGACCGAGGCCTTATTATTGAATCATTACTGGCTCGCGGTGCGAGACACACAAATCCGAGCGCGTTTTCGGATGTATTCGAGCTAGCCGGCCGGGTGGTCGAAGTTCCTTACAAAACTGAGCCGGAAACGCTGTCCGAGCGACTCGCGC includes the following:
- a CDS encoding histidine phosphatase family protein, giving the protein MSDVDWRIPPSVLRLIESAPEDRAVVILLRHSVRDELPLGDVGYDLPITDIGHQLAFELGGLFRGRLRTLHASPLVRCVKTAEALAKGADAAITVVCDPLLGDPGVFVVDGRRAWTNWEELGHEGVMRHLVTETSALPGMARPDEAARFLVQSMLSAAADEPGVHVFVTHDSLITATAARLLGRKLGAADWPWYLEGAFFWETHEGINTAYRDDEAVHIGSLCGLTESDVIEFARREVAATIGLDSGARFFLAGGAFKSLITGRPPRDLDVWAPSARDRGLIIESLLARGARHTNPSAFSDVFELAGRVVEVPYKTEPETLSERLARFDIGLSAVGVEHRPYDRWSAIITA